In one Nicotiana sylvestris chromosome 8, ASM39365v2, whole genome shotgun sequence genomic region, the following are encoded:
- the LOC104217461 gene encoding uncharacterized protein, whose protein sequence is MANLYVTAVPTTDLNRNTEWFTYPGVWTTYILILFFSWLVVLSVFGCSPGMAWTIVHLSHFLVTYQCFHWKKGTPFSDDQGIYNRLTWWEQIDNGKQLTRNRKFLTVVPVVLYLIASHTTDYQHPMLFFNTVAVFILVVAKFPNMHKVRIFGINADQ, encoded by the exons ATGGCGAATTTGTACGTAACGGCGGTGCCGACGACGGATCTGAATCGGAACACCGAGTGGTTCACGTATCCAGGTGTATGGACTACGTACATCCTGATTCTATTCTTTTCATGGCTCGTTGTTCTCTCCGTCTTTGGTTGCTCTCCTGGCATGGCTTGGACCATTGttcatctctctcattttctc GTCACATATCAATGTTTTCACTGGAAGAAGGGAACACCATTTTCTGATGACCAAGGTATCTACAATAGATTGACTTGGTGGGAGCAGATAGATAATGGGAAGCAGCTTACTCGCAACAGGAAGTTTCTAACAGTTGTCCCTGTGGTGCT GTACTTGATAGCCTCTCATACAACTGATTATCAACACCCAATGTTGTTCTTCAACACAGTCGCAGTTTTTATACTGGTTGTTGCCAAATTTCCAAATATGCACAAGGTTCGTATTTTCGGGATCAATGCAGATCAATGA